In Gambusia affinis linkage group LG06, SWU_Gaff_1.0, whole genome shotgun sequence, one DNA window encodes the following:
- the gpr171 gene encoding probable G-protein coupled receptor 171 isoform X1, producing the protein MTSQMERITALHSSNITPTGGPADNTCIVNDQMGPFIVLYILIFTLGLPGSLLSVWGFIQSRRSQQKQSTYVFLVNLLVADILLLFALPFKILKDLGAASWKLMVFHCQASGVIIYISLYASIAFLTFIIVDHYLKDHDKAHSLRLQESSFAWLLTMVVWILLLLIMVPNMVLPTKENKVTKYLSCSSLKEKISLHWHTLTVFLNTALFLNASAAVLFSSTLAIKRLLHSHSDPKLWLDARRVVLSVTAMALAYTLSFVPYHVVRMPYTLAQAEVIKNCQTKRQLFLGKESTLFLSLLHVCLDPLLFFNLDAAFRETVRRLLHRSRNQAVGAEEQDVQGVMLPNVHAEEDTAV; encoded by the exons ATGACG AGTCAGATGGAGCGGATCACGGCGCTCCACTCCTCCAACATCACCCCTACAGGAGGACCTGCAGACAACACATGCATCGTCAACGACCAGATGGGCCCCTTCATCGTCCTCTACATCCTCATCTTCACCTTGGGCCTGCCTGGGAGCCTGCTGTCCGTCTGGGGGTTCATCCAAAGCCGCAGGTCTCAG CAGAAGCAAAGCACCTACGTCTTCCTGGTCAACCTGCTTGTGGCCGACATCCTGCTGCTCTTTGCCCTCCCATTTAAGATCCTTAAGGACCTCGGGGCAGCGTCATGGAAGCTCATGGTGTTCCACTGCCAGGCCAGCGGCGTCATCATATACATCAGCCTTTACGCATCCATCGCCTTCCTGACCTTCATCATCGTAGATCACTACCTGAAG GACCACGACAAGGCGCACTCTCTGCGGCTGCAGGAGTCCAGCTTCGCCTGGCTGTTGACGATGGTGGTCTGGATCTTGCTGCTGCTCATCATGGTCCCCAATATGGTGCTTCCCACAAAGGAGAACAAG GTGACAAAGTACCTCAGCTGTTCATCTTTGAAGGAGAAAATCAGCCTCCACTGGCACACGCTGACCGTGTTCCTCAACACGGCCCTCTTTCTCAACGCCTCTGCAGCCGTTCTCTTCTCCAGCACCCTGGCCATCAAAAGACTCCTGCACAGTCACAGCGACCCCAAACTGTGGCTGGATGCCAGGAGGGTGGTGCTGAGTGTGACGGCCATGGCGCTGGCCTACACCCTCAGCTTCGTTCCCTACCATGTGGTGCGGATGCCGTACACTCTGGCCCAGGCCGAAGTCATCAAGAACTGCCAGACCAAGAGGCAGCTGTTTCTGGGGAAGGAGTCCACGCTGTTCCTGAGCCTGCTCCACGTCTGCCTCGACCCGCTTCTCTTCTTCAACCTGGATGCTGCGTTCAGAGAAACAGTCAGGAGGCTCCTTCACCGCAGCAGAAACCAGGCCGTTGGTGCAGAGGAGCAGGATGTGCAGGGAGTGATGCTGCCAAACGTTCATGCAGAGGAGGATACTGCGGTCTAA
- the gpr171 gene encoding probable G-protein coupled receptor 171 isoform X2, protein MTSQMERITALHSSNITPTGGPADNTCIVNDQMGPFIVLYILIFTLGLPGSLLSVWGFIQSRRSQKQSTYVFLVNLLVADILLLFALPFKILKDLGAASWKLMVFHCQASGVIIYISLYASIAFLTFIIVDHYLKDHDKAHSLRLQESSFAWLLTMVVWILLLLIMVPNMVLPTKENKVTKYLSCSSLKEKISLHWHTLTVFLNTALFLNASAAVLFSSTLAIKRLLHSHSDPKLWLDARRVVLSVTAMALAYTLSFVPYHVVRMPYTLAQAEVIKNCQTKRQLFLGKESTLFLSLLHVCLDPLLFFNLDAAFRETVRRLLHRSRNQAVGAEEQDVQGVMLPNVHAEEDTAV, encoded by the exons ATGACG AGTCAGATGGAGCGGATCACGGCGCTCCACTCCTCCAACATCACCCCTACAGGAGGACCTGCAGACAACACATGCATCGTCAACGACCAGATGGGCCCCTTCATCGTCCTCTACATCCTCATCTTCACCTTGGGCCTGCCTGGGAGCCTGCTGTCCGTCTGGGGGTTCATCCAAAGCCGCAGGTCTCAG AAGCAAAGCACCTACGTCTTCCTGGTCAACCTGCTTGTGGCCGACATCCTGCTGCTCTTTGCCCTCCCATTTAAGATCCTTAAGGACCTCGGGGCAGCGTCATGGAAGCTCATGGTGTTCCACTGCCAGGCCAGCGGCGTCATCATATACATCAGCCTTTACGCATCCATCGCCTTCCTGACCTTCATCATCGTAGATCACTACCTGAAG GACCACGACAAGGCGCACTCTCTGCGGCTGCAGGAGTCCAGCTTCGCCTGGCTGTTGACGATGGTGGTCTGGATCTTGCTGCTGCTCATCATGGTCCCCAATATGGTGCTTCCCACAAAGGAGAACAAG GTGACAAAGTACCTCAGCTGTTCATCTTTGAAGGAGAAAATCAGCCTCCACTGGCACACGCTGACCGTGTTCCTCAACACGGCCCTCTTTCTCAACGCCTCTGCAGCCGTTCTCTTCTCCAGCACCCTGGCCATCAAAAGACTCCTGCACAGTCACAGCGACCCCAAACTGTGGCTGGATGCCAGGAGGGTGGTGCTGAGTGTGACGGCCATGGCGCTGGCCTACACCCTCAGCTTCGTTCCCTACCATGTGGTGCGGATGCCGTACACTCTGGCCCAGGCCGAAGTCATCAAGAACTGCCAGACCAAGAGGCAGCTGTTTCTGGGGAAGGAGTCCACGCTGTTCCTGAGCCTGCTCCACGTCTGCCTCGACCCGCTTCTCTTCTTCAACCTGGATGCTGCGTTCAGAGAAACAGTCAGGAGGCTCCTTCACCGCAGCAGAAACCAGGCCGTTGGTGCAGAGGAGCAGGATGTGCAGGGAGTGATGCTGCCAAACGTTCATGCAGAGGAGGATACTGCGGTCTAA